The sequence below is a genomic window from Phaenicophaeus curvirostris isolate KB17595 unplaced genomic scaffold, BPBGC_Pcur_1.0 scaffold_122, whole genome shotgun sequence.
ggagaaggggaggaaggggagggaaaaagaaggaaaaaggggagaaaaaaggggggaaagggagggaaataggggggaaagggggtcaGCGCTGTCAGACGGTGCCCCCGCCTCCCCCGTGTCCCGTTCCCCCCCCAACTCACGGTTGGCGACTGACACCTGGCAGAGGCGGCAGCGGAATCCGCCCCGCGGCTGCGTTTCCACGTCCGGATCCGCAGCGGGATCGGGGCCGGCGTCTGCATCCAGCACCCCGTTCGCACCGGCCCCGGGGTCCCCGTTCCCGGCCTCGGGGTCCCCGTTCCCGGCCCCGTcgccctcctccatccccgcTCCTCCCGCCTTCCTCCCTTCACCGGAAGtgttcccctcctctctcttcccccagaGCCCGCCCACCGGAAGCGACCCCCCACTCTCCTCTTCCCCCCGGCAAACACAAGCCGGTGCCAAGCGTtccgctcccccccccccagtatcccagtTTCCATTCCCCGCCCCCACCCCGccaattaattttttaagtccaaatgaagaaaattcatcacttgttttattttttctcgcTACAGAACCGGGACAGCCCGAGATACAAAACCAGGGGGCGCTGCTCCACGTACAAAAgggggtttttctttttggggggggtaaggggaaggaaaaggaggggggggggtcaccggtcccaggacccccccctccccacgcTTGGTGTTTTCTTactatagaaataaaaaaaatacaaaagggggtgggggtgggtgggCTGGGGAGGGTGATTGGGGGGTTCAGTCCTCCAGGACGATGGGCTCGGAGGTGctggcggggtgggggggcgcggggggggcccCCCCGGGGCGCAGGGGGATCCCCGCTTTCAGCTTGAGGGGGAGgtgggggcggcgggcggcgcgaCGGAGCTCCAGGTGGGTCAGAGCCTTCCGGAGGGCCCTGCGGGAagttttggggggaggggggcatgAGCTACGGCTGCCCCACAACCTCCCCCCCACACCCCATGGcatccagagccccccccaaacacccaaGGCTCTAAAAtccagccccccaaccccctcattCTGCAAGATCCAGCCCCCCAACCCTCCCTTGCTGCATGATCCAGCCCCCCAATTCTGCAAAATCCAgcccctcagctccttcccccagccccctaaaCCTCCTTTCTGCAAGatccagccccccagccccctcatccTGCAAAATCCAGCCCCCaactccctctcccagccccccagcccccccattcTGTAAAatccagccccccagccccctccccagccccccagcccccccccagtgtaaccccccccccacctggtGTCCTTGGTGGCCACGAAGACCACGGGGTTGGGCGCGTCCGCCGGGTTGAGGCGCTGCCGCTTGGTGCCGGGAGGGGGCGCCGCGCGCAGCcccgccgccagggggcgcccgTTGGCCGAGAACGGCAGCCCCGCCCCCACCTGCGGGGGACACCGGTCACAGCCCCCCCGGGGACACCGGGAGACccccctagagacccccagagactcCCGGGAACCCCCTAGAGACCTCCAGGAAGCCCTAGAGAGCCCTAGGAAGCCcctggagacccccaggactCCCTAGAGACCTCCAGGAAGCCCCTGGAGACCCCCAGGAAGCCCTAGAGACCCCCGGGAACCCCCTAGAGACCCCCGGGAACCCCCTAGAGACCCCCGGGAACCCCCTAGAGAGCCCTAGGAAGCCcctggagacccccaggactCCCTAGAGACCTCCAGGAAccccctagagacccccaggaaccctcaagaCCCCCCCCGGAAACCCCTAGAGACCCCAAGAGACTCCCAGGAacccctagagacccccaggacccctccagagaCCCCCGGGAAGccctagagacccccagaaACCTCGAGAGACCCCCGGGAAGCCCTAGAGACCCCCAAGAAACCTCGAGAGACCCCAAGGGACCCCCGGGAACCCCCTGCAGACCCCCAGGAAGCCTTTAGGGTGTTCTAGGACCCATCAAAGACCCCCAGGAAGCCTTTACGgacctctaggacccccaggaaccctctagagacccccaggaaccctttaAGgacctctaggacccccagggaccccctagAGACCCCTTTTGGGTCTTCTAGGatccctccaggacccccagaaaccccctagaaccccccaggacccctttagggtcttctatgacccccaagaccctttaagggtcttctaggacccccagggacccaccTAGAGGCAACTGGGACCCATTAAGGGtcttataggacccttctaggacccccaggacctccctagagcccccctgggacccctttagtgacttctaggagccttctaggtcctccagaacccatctagagacccccaggaccccttaaGGGTCTTCCAGAatccctctaggacccccaggaagcCTCTAGAgacgcctgggacccctttagggtcttctaggacccatctagaggcccccaggaagcctctagagccccctgggaccccttaagggtcttctaggacccctctaggacccccggGATCCTTCTAGAGGCAACCGGGTagcccccaacccctccctcgtagccccccaggcccccttACCCGCACCCGGGGGGGCCGGTGGCCGTCACCGCCCCCATCGTAGCCCCGCTTGCCCACCAGCCCCGCCAGGCCCCGGCTCTGGCTCAGCTGGTTCCGGTTGATGGGGGTCTTGGTGCCTCGCGGCGTCTTCGGCTTCAGGGGGGCCTGGGCCGCTGAggggacggggaggggggaaggaggcaTCAGGGGGGGCCCCAAAGCCACGGGACCCCCCCACTttgagcccccagggcccccccagtcccctcaccGAGCTCCTTGACGATGGCGGCGAGCGGCAGGCGAGTGAGAGGGTGGATCTTGAGAGGAGCCTTGGCCGCCTTCGGGAGACGGATGGAGCCTGCacgagggaggaggaggaggaggaggaggaagaacagagacagggaggaggaggaataaaggagacagggaggagaaagagggagaagaggaggaggaagaggaggaagggagaggaggaagaaaggagacagggaagaggaggaagaaaggagacaaggagaaagaggaagaagaggaggaggaagaagagagacaaggaggagaaggaagaagaggaagaaaggagacaaggaggagaaagaggaagaagaggaggaggaagaagagagacaaggaggaggaagaggaggaaaagacagggaggaggaggaagaggaggaagggagaggaggcggaggaggaaggagggagagagggaggagaaagaagaagaacagagacagggagaaggaaaagaaagaagaggaagaggaagaagagagacaaggaggaggaggaagaggataaaagacagggaggaggaggaagaggaggaagggagaggagaacgaggaggaagaagggacagagggaggagaaagaacagagacagggaagaggaaaagaaagaagaggaggaggaaggaagaagacagggaggaggaagaaaagacagggaagaggaggaggaggaagaagaaagaagacagagaaggaggaagaagcagaagggaaatgaggaggaggaggaaaaagagagacaaggagaaggagaaagaggaggacgGAGGGagacaaggaggaggaagaggaggaagacgaggagaaagaggaggaagacgaggaggagaaagaggaagacgaggaggagaaagaggaagacgaggaggagaaagaggaggaagacgaggaggagaaagaggaggacgGAGGGAGacgaggagaaagaggagaacgGAGGGAGacgaggaggagaaagaggaggacgGAGGgagacgaggaggaggaagaggacgGAGGGAGACGGGGAGGAAGCGGCGAGGTGACGAGGGGTGTTTTGCGGCCCggtgccccccccgcccccgcggcGCGGCCCCCACGTACACTCGGCCTTGATGGCGTTGGCGTTGATGGGGGCGtaggggcggcgggcggcgcgccGCGGCTGCAGGACGTCCCGGCACAGGCGCCGCGCCAGCCGCGTCAGCCGCGTGGTTTGCAGCAGGAACGTCTGCCGGTTCTTGGCCAGCAGCTTGGCCCGGCTGGCGCTCGTCGTGTAGGGCGAGAGGCTCTGGGCCTCGGGGCGCGAGAGGTGGCCCCGAGAGTGCGGCTCCTggtggaaaaaacaaaaaaagaagaggtagGATCGACGGGGGCGGAAAAAAGGGGGCGCGGAGAAcaccccccgccgccccggggctCACCGAGGCGCTGCGAGCCGCTCCCTCCAGCTGGGTCGGGGTCTTGAGCCCCCCGTATTTCTTCCAGTAGATCCAGCAGGAGGCGCAGAGGCGGCACTGCATGTTGGGGGGGCCCCAGGCGTACCACTGCGCAGACTGCGTGGCTGCGGGGGCAAGAGAACCCCAGCGTGGGCAAGGAAAGCCCCAAAAGGGGCAACCAGAACCCCAACGTGGGCAAGAGAACCCCAACGTGGGCAAGGAGAACCCCAAAGAGGCAAGGAAAGCCCCAAAACTGACAAGGAGAACCCCAAAGAGGCAAGGAGAACCCTCAAAATGGGCAAGGAGAACCCTCAAAGCGGGCAAGGAGAGCCTGAAGGGGCACCAGATCCCAAAACAGGCATGGAGGCCTCAAAAGTGGGCATCGagacccccaaaatgggctTGGAGGCCTCAAACGTGGGCATCGAGGCCCCCAAAATGGGCTTGGAGGCCTCAAACGTGGGCATTGAGGCCCCCAAAATGGGCTTGGAGGCCTCAAACGTGGGCATCGAGGCCCCCAAAATGGGCTTGGAGGCCTCAAACGTGGGCATCGAGGCCCCCAAAATGGGCTTGGAGGCCTCAAACGTGGGCATCGAGGCCCCCAAAATGGGCTTGGAGGCCTCAAACGTGGGCATCGAGGCCCCCAAAATGGGCTTGGAGGCCTCAAACGTGGGCATCGAGGCCCCCAAAATGGGCTTGGAGGCCTCAAACGTGGGCATCGAGGCCCCCAAAATGGGCTTGGAGGCCTCAAACGTGGGCATCGAGGCCCCCAAAATGGGCTTGGAGGCCTCAAACGTGGGCATTGAGGCCCCCAAAATGGGCTTGGAGGCCTCAAACGTGGGCATTGAGGCCCCCAAAATGGGCTTGGAGGCTGCAAAAGTGGGCATCGagacccccaaaatgggctTGGAGGCCTCAAAAGTGGGCATtgagacccccaaaatgggctTGGAGGCCTCAAAAGTGGGCATCAAGGCCCTAAAAGTGGGCATTGACACCTTTGGTGGGCATGGGGAACCCTAAAAGCGGGCTAAGAGACCCCCAAAGTGGGCAACGAGACCCCTCAAAGTGGGAGCAAAGAGCCTGAAGGGGCACGAGACCCCCCGAAAGGGGCACGGAGGCCCTAAACgcgacccccaaatccctcccacccccccgtTTCCGCCCCCACTGACTGTGGCAGCTCTCGCACGTCAGCCCCTTCTGGAATCCGGCCCCGTTCATGCCGGGTTTGGAgcccacggagatgatctggtTGGGGTTCGGCTTCGTGCTGCagaaaagggggttcaggaggaGCCGGGGGGGCTCGTCTCCCCCCTTCCCCAACACCAGGAGGGGGTTCAGTTCCCTCCCCCACCTTGACCCACCCCCAACTCACTAGGTGGGGATGTAGACTTGTTTCAGCTTGCTGTCCGCCTCCGCCGCCTTCAGCCGCTTCTGCGAGCAAAGACGAGGTCGGGggggccccccccaaacccctgaagCCCCCCCCAAGTCCTACAGGCCCCCCGAAaccccagcagcccctccaAACCCCTACAGGCCCCGCCAAACTCCACGGCCTCCCTCTAAACCGCAGTAAAGACAAGGTCGGGATgggcccccccaaccccctgaatcccccccaaccccctaaatcccccccaaccccctacagggcccccccaaacctctacagggcccccccaaacccctacagggcccccccaaacctctacAGGTCCCCCCAAATTCCAGAGCCTCCCTCTAAAGCCCAGCAAAGACAAGGTTGGGATGGGCCCctacagcccccccaaaacccctacagccccccaaacccctacagggccccccaaacccctacaGGGCCCCCCAGACTCCAGGGCCTCCCTCTTAACTCCAGCAAAGACAGGGTTGGGATGGGACCTCCCCTAAACCCCAGCAAAGATGGGGTTCGTATCgcgccccccccaaccccaggagctcccccaaaccccaggagccccccaaaaaccccaggAGCGCCCCCCAAACCTGCTGGATGTAGCGATCGGTTGTTTTCCACATGTAGTAGAACTGCACGATGCTGGCCAGGGacttccagggaagctgtggagcagcagaagcgACTCCTCACCTCGAGGAGggtcctttttcttcccccccaccccaaaaaaaacccctttcccCCCCGTTGCCGACTCACAAAGTCCTGCCGGATGTCGTTGAAGTCCTTGCCGTACTTCTCCAGCGCCTCCTCGAAGAGCATGGCCTCGGAGGCCGACCACTCCTCCATCTCGTCGCGGCACAGCACGGGCCCCCCCTGCGGCACCAGCGTGGCCATGGCCTTGGCCAGGTCGTAGCCGTTGCGCTGCAGCGTGTCCATGGCGTGGAACTGCCGGGGGGGTCAGAAACCACGGAAGGAAAGGTCGGAAGGGGCCTCGAGGATCACCCCGGCCAACCTTTCTAGGTGACGGCCCAGCACCCAGCTAGAGGAACCCGCCGCACCCCTAAGGAACCATCTCGACTCCTCTCATGGGGACAAATCTTCTTGGAATTCAATCCCAGGAGCAACTTCTACCCATGAACACCCCTCATCTCTTCTCCATGACTCCTCAAAAGGGTTTCTCCATGCTCTTGGCGGACACCAAGATGAGCACAACTGACTGGGTCGTGGtaataaggtctctccagaaccttctcctctccaggttgaacatctccaactccctcagcctgaaTGTCTCCAACTCTTCCCA
It includes:
- the MTA2 gene encoding metastasis-associated protein MTA2 translates to MAANMYRVGDYVYFENSSSNPYLVRRIEELNKTANGNVEAKVVCLFRRRDISSSLNSLADSNAREFEEESKQPSMTEQQRHQLKHRELFLSRQFESLPATHIRGKCSVTLLNETDILGQYLEKEDCFFYSLVFDPVQKTLLADQGEIRVGCKYQAEIPDRLAEGESDNRNQQKMEMKVWDPDNPLTDRQIDQFLVVARAVGTFARALDCSSSIRQPSLHMSAAAASRDITLFHAMDTLQRNGYDLAKAMATLVPQGGPVLCRDEMEEWSASEAMLFEEALEKYGKDFNDIRQDFLPWKSLASIVQFYYMWKTTDRYIQQKRLKAAEADSKLKQVYIPTYTKPNPNQIISVGSKPGMNGAGFQKGLTCESCHTTQSAQWYAWGPPNMQCRLCASCWIYWKKYGGLKTPTQLEGAARSASEPHSRGHLSRPEAQSLSPYTTSASRAKLLAKNRQTFLLQTTRLTRLARRLCRDVLQPRRAARRPYAPINANAIKAECSIRLPKAAKAPLKIHPLTRLPLAAIVKELAAQAPLKPKTPRGTKTPINRNQLSQSRGLAGLVGKRGYDGGGDGHRPPRVRVGAGLPFSANGRPLAAGLRAAPPPGTKRQRLNPADAPNPVVFVATKDTRALRKALTHLELRRAARRPHLPLKLKAGIPLRPGGAPPAPPHPASTSEPIVLED